One genomic segment of Pseudomonas sp. p1(2021b) includes these proteins:
- a CDS encoding NUDIX hydrolase — protein MKSVKHRATVICRHGRKTRKWLWVRKPKAPWTLPGGKIEPGETPAQAAERELLEETGLKAQDLTFLMRYESPQRVHYVFEALFTDEPQPAASHEIADCCFEHLDRVPTIKNEIKLLIQSLLACDQTLAASVR, from the coding sequence ATGAAGTCCGTCAAGCACCGCGCCACCGTGATCTGTCGCCACGGCAGGAAGACCCGCAAATGGCTGTGGGTGAGAAAACCCAAGGCACCATGGACCCTGCCGGGCGGCAAGATCGAGCCCGGCGAGACGCCAGCCCAGGCTGCCGAGCGTGAGTTGCTCGAGGAAACCGGGCTCAAGGCCCAGGACCTGACCTTCCTGATGCGCTACGAATCGCCCCAGCGCGTGCATTACGTGTTCGAGGCCCTATTCACCGATGAGCCCCAGCCCGCCGCCAGTCACGAGATCGCCGACTGCTGTTTCGAACACCTCGACCGGGTGCCGACGATCAAGAATGAGATCAAGTTGCTGATCCAGTCGTTGCTCGCCTGCGACCAGACCCTGGCCGCGTCGGTGCGGTGA
- a CDS encoding IS110 family transposase — protein sequence MAMQVSQFIIGVDVAKVELVVHFEDRDEQSSLKNTKPEIKKWLGQQPANTAICVEATNTYHLDLVEMAYEKGFAVYVVDGFQLSNYRKSVGGRVKTDASDAYLLSRYLSREGSGLRPWSPPPAVYGKLQSLLRRRASLVSARTALMQSWSNERSLETVFKSFAKNMEKLDVLLQKKLKELVREAGLSEQVARCQKIEGIGFLTAVGLVTAFIRGDFKNGDSFIAFLGMDLQISDSGQKTGRRRLTKRGCSEIRRLLHNAAMSASRSVAWKEVYAHHRSKGKATTEALVILARKLARVAFALLKSQGEYVTRTAKNACPQP from the coding sequence ATGTGGCCAAAGTCGAATTGGTTGTCCATTTCGAAGACCGTGATGAACAGTCCTCGCTGAAAAATACCAAACCCGAAATCAAAAAATGGCTGGGACAACAACCCGCCAATACCGCTATCTGCGTCGAAGCAACGAATACCTACCATCTCGACCTGGTGGAGATGGCTTATGAAAAAGGCTTTGCAGTCTACGTGGTCGATGGCTTCCAGCTCAGTAACTATCGAAAGAGCGTCGGTGGTCGGGTGAAGACGGACGCCTCTGACGCTTATCTACTCTCTCGCTATCTTTCCCGCGAAGGCAGTGGACTACGTCCCTGGAGCCCACCTCCAGCCGTCTACGGCAAGCTCCAGAGCCTTCTGCGTCGCCGCGCCTCGCTGGTCTCGGCACGCACCGCCTTGATGCAAAGCTGGTCCAATGAAAGAAGCCTTGAGACCGTGTTCAAATCCTTTGCCAAGAACATGGAGAAACTCGATGTACTGCTTCAGAAAAAGCTCAAGGAGTTGGTGCGCGAAGCCGGATTAAGCGAGCAGGTCGCCCGCTGCCAAAAGATAGAAGGCATCGGATTTTTGACCGCTGTGGGGTTGGTGACAGCGTTTATCCGGGGGGACTTCAAGAATGGTGATTCATTCATCGCTTTCTTGGGCATGGACTTGCAAATCTCTGACTCCGGGCAAAAAACCGGCCGTCGGCGGCTCACCAAGCGGGGCTGCTCTGAGATACGACGCCTTCTGCACAATGCGGCAATGTCGGCTAGTCGATCAGTGGCCTGGAAAGAGGTGTATGCACACCACAGGAGCAAAGGTAAGGCTACTACCGAGGCCCTGGTGATCTTGGCCAGGAAGCTCGCCAGAGTCGCATTCGCCCTATTGAAGAGTCAGGGCGAATACGTCACCAGAACAGCTAAAAATGCTTGCCCACAACCATAG